Proteins from a single region of Alloscardovia omnicolens:
- a CDS encoding sulfatase-like hydrolase/transferase has translation MAVEKKQTVNESKKTQNRWAQAWSNSIRRHDFSSWSYVAWFCVVNIFAIIILQWGINDSNEIVNSLAFVGKIFQGHFEVLNEFLITGLVYFIVVMLINRFWIASQIFLDICIFITVVERFKLVTRSETIVPSDLGFVTGGKAQDLAGWMPDDALEIIVGALILAIACTAILFIIEHRDTRKGVFISHNVYVRTLERIVSAVVAFSFLFAFVMSMASVGSWSNSMLTFFGDSPKLWDSKIDAQQNGTAVGFARLLNPKVMDKPANYSEKTMQEIATRYKQNAQELNEHRSAKATDSTMIFILSESFSDPARVPGLELNKDVMPEVRAIKESTTSGLMLSSGYGGGTANLEYMALTGLSMGNFAASLSSPYQQLVPVQKWSPSFNQLWNTENSLAFHPYQSNMYSRHVVYRKFGFSQFSTLDGSLYMSPTTKLGSSPYVSDQSTYTSVLDSLKQNTTGQPDFYQVVTMQNHMPYKNYYAHNEITARSTTDTPLGDSEKSSIETYAKGVEYTDGYTKDFLDELDKLDRPITVVFYGDHLPGAYKSAAKDDNNSVVLHETDYFIWSNKASGIDNKKAAESATNSAYTSPNFFSAQVMEHMNAKVSPYIAFLTALHAKVPAMEPPVVNKIQGWTRIPDGQALYLDNEGNYLDVSHADEQTQQLLEEYKLIQYDITSGKNYLKDTDFMSVQ, from the coding sequence ATGGCCGTAGAGAAAAAGCAAACAGTAAACGAATCGAAAAAAACTCAGAATCGCTGGGCGCAGGCGTGGAGTAACTCTATCCGTCGCCATGATTTCAGCTCGTGGAGCTATGTGGCGTGGTTTTGCGTCGTGAATATTTTTGCCATCATCATCTTGCAGTGGGGGATTAATGACAGCAATGAGATAGTAAATTCTCTAGCTTTTGTTGGCAAAATTTTTCAAGGTCACTTCGAAGTCCTCAATGAGTTTCTCATTACAGGCCTCGTGTACTTTATTGTGGTCATGCTGATAAACCGTTTTTGGATTGCCAGCCAGATTTTTCTTGATATCTGTATTTTTATTACTGTTGTTGAGCGTTTTAAACTGGTGACTCGTTCAGAAACTATTGTGCCATCTGATTTAGGTTTTGTTACGGGCGGAAAAGCGCAAGATCTCGCCGGCTGGATGCCAGATGACGCATTAGAGATTATTGTGGGCGCTCTGATTCTGGCTATTGCGTGCACAGCTATCTTGTTCATTATTGAACATCGAGATACACGTAAAGGTGTGTTTATCAGTCATAACGTGTATGTGCGCACTCTTGAACGTATCGTTAGCGCTGTTGTTGCTTTCAGTTTCCTCTTCGCTTTTGTGATGTCAATGGCATCTGTGGGCTCATGGTCGAACTCCATGTTGACCTTCTTCGGTGATTCGCCAAAACTGTGGGATTCTAAAATTGATGCTCAGCAGAATGGTACAGCTGTAGGTTTTGCTCGTCTGCTCAATCCTAAAGTAATGGATAAGCCTGCCAATTATTCTGAAAAAACAATGCAGGAGATTGCCACGCGATATAAGCAGAATGCTCAAGAGCTTAATGAGCATCGCAGTGCCAAAGCTACTGATTCCACAATGATCTTTATATTGTCTGAGTCTTTTTCTGATCCTGCACGCGTGCCAGGTTTGGAACTGAATAAAGATGTTATGCCTGAAGTGCGAGCTATTAAAGAGTCAACAACATCTGGTTTGATGCTATCGTCTGGATATGGTGGCGGAACAGCGAACTTAGAGTATATGGCTTTAACTGGCTTATCGATGGGTAATTTTGCGGCGTCCTTAAGCTCGCCATATCAGCAGCTCGTACCTGTGCAGAAGTGGTCGCCAAGTTTTAATCAGCTGTGGAATACGGAAAATTCTTTAGCTTTCCACCCGTATCAGTCGAATATGTATTCACGTCATGTGGTGTATAGGAAGTTTGGATTCTCGCAGTTCAGCACTTTGGATGGTTCGCTTTATATGTCGCCAACAACAAAGCTAGGATCCTCACCGTATGTATCTGATCAATCCACCTACACCTCAGTGCTGGATTCTTTGAAGCAGAATACAACTGGACAGCCTGATTTCTACCAGGTTGTGACTATGCAAAATCATATGCCGTATAAGAACTATTATGCCCATAATGAGATTACGGCACGAAGCACAACAGATACTCCGCTAGGAGATAGCGAGAAGTCATCTATTGAAACCTATGCCAAGGGTGTGGAATATACCGACGGATACACTAAGGACTTCTTAGATGAGTTGGATAAGTTGGATCGTCCTATCACTGTAGTCTTTTACGGCGATCACCTGCCAGGCGCATACAAGAGCGCGGCTAAAGATGATAATAATTCTGTTGTTTTGCACGAAACTGATTATTTTATTTGGTCAAATAAGGCGTCTGGCATTGATAATAAGAAAGCTGCTGAAAGTGCTACGAATAGTGCGTACACATCACCTAACTTCTTCTCTGCTCAAGTTATGGAGCATATGAATGCCAAGGTTAGCCCATATATTGCTTTCTTGACGGCTCTGCACGCAAAGGTTCCTGCTATGGAGCCGCCAGTGGTCAATAAAATTCAAGGATGGACGCGTATTCCAGATGGTCAGGCGCTGTATCTTGATAATGAAGGAAATTACCTGGATGTATCCCATGCTGATGAGCAAACTCAACAGCTCCTCGAAGAGTACAAGCTGATTCAGTATGACATTACGTCTGGGAAGAACTATCTGAAAGATACAGATTTTATGAGCGTGCAATAG
- a CDS encoding DNA polymerase III subunit delta' has protein sequence MTQEHEAQLALAWHSIIGQKPVVDLLSRVARSPQHIAQSWLICGPAGSGRSNVAQAFAMALNCPNHGCGKCDTCKQIRAGSHPDVTTLTTDRVTITIDQVRELSAHAEQMPVLCPWRIIIIEDVDRMSERTTNVLLKDIEEPSEHTMWILCAPSAQDVLPTIRSRTRIVTLAVPPVEAIAAYLQESTGVDVHKAKQFARLSQGHIGIARLYATQPEAVRMRNNIVDNLVSMTRSSQAVLLADELCTSAQNQAQNSIDAQVEREQQEFRRAHGLSAEDPIDSALRSQFNAIGKKDDVKRRVTRLSRDVIDRGLTTIASVYRDIAVIHNNAESVSGLINQEFSEEIAAMSVRVSRQQAVDAMELIDVARRRIQGNTPQLLAVEALLTALIIS, from the coding sequence ATGACACAGGAGCATGAAGCACAGCTTGCGCTCGCTTGGCATTCTATTATCGGTCAGAAACCGGTTGTGGATCTTTTGTCGCGCGTAGCTCGTTCTCCACAGCATATTGCTCAGTCGTGGCTTATTTGCGGTCCTGCAGGATCAGGACGGTCAAATGTAGCTCAAGCTTTTGCTATGGCATTGAATTGCCCGAATCATGGCTGCGGGAAGTGTGACACGTGTAAACAGATTCGTGCGGGTTCACATCCAGATGTGACTACTCTGACGACAGATCGCGTCACTATTACGATTGATCAAGTTCGTGAGCTGAGCGCTCATGCGGAGCAAATGCCAGTACTGTGCCCGTGGCGCATCATTATTATTGAAGATGTTGACCGCATGAGTGAACGAACAACCAATGTTCTGCTCAAAGATATTGAAGAGCCGAGCGAACACACTATGTGGATTTTATGCGCTCCCTCTGCGCAGGATGTCTTACCTACTATTCGTTCTCGCACACGTATTGTCACGTTGGCAGTGCCGCCGGTTGAGGCGATAGCAGCCTATCTTCAAGAATCTACCGGGGTAGATGTGCATAAAGCGAAACAGTTTGCACGACTATCTCAAGGACATATTGGTATTGCGAGACTGTACGCTACACAGCCTGAAGCAGTGCGAATGCGCAATAATATTGTGGATAATCTTGTGTCTATGACGCGCTCATCTCAGGCAGTGCTCCTAGCAGATGAACTATGCACATCAGCCCAAAATCAAGCGCAGAACAGTATTGACGCTCAGGTGGAGCGTGAACAGCAAGAATTCCGTAGAGCTCATGGCTTGTCTGCAGAGGATCCGATTGATTCCGCTTTGCGCTCGCAGTTTAATGCCATTGGCAAGAAAGACGATGTGAAACGACGCGTCACACGTTTAAGTCGTGATGTCATCGATCGTGGTTTGACCACAATTGCAAGTGTTTACCGTGATATTGCAGTTATTCACAATAATGCGGAAAGCGTCAGCGGCTTAATTAATCAGGAATTTTCCGAGGAAATTGCAGCCATGTCGGTAAGAGTTTCACGTCAGCAGGCCGTAGATGCTATGGAGCTTATTGATGTGGCTCGTCGCCGTATTCAAGGAAATACTCCTCAGCTGCTAGCAGTTGAAGCATTACTTACAGCGCTGATTATCTCATAA
- the tmk gene encoding dTMP kinase: MSQGLFISFEGVDGVGKSTQVRKLHNYLEDKGVRTQITFEPGGTDLGQDIRRILLHGGEVSSRAEALLYAADRAQHVDTYIRPALERGEVVITDRYIDSSVAYQSGGRELSETDILDLSEFATHGLWPDRTYVLDMSFAQSRQRLTGQPDRLESAGEEFFERTRQAFLDLARREPERCVVVDASLSIDEVWQTIRADIDALLARYQSEGRA; this comes from the coding sequence ATGTCTCAAGGTTTGTTTATTTCTTTTGAAGGCGTCGATGGGGTGGGGAAAAGCACTCAAGTGCGTAAGCTGCACAATTATCTTGAAGATAAAGGTGTGCGCACCCAGATAACTTTCGAACCTGGCGGTACAGATTTAGGTCAAGATATTCGTCGCATACTGTTGCATGGCGGCGAAGTATCATCGCGTGCGGAAGCCCTGCTTTATGCAGCTGACCGCGCGCAACACGTTGATACATATATTCGTCCTGCTCTTGAACGTGGCGAGGTAGTTATTACCGATCGCTATATTGACTCTTCTGTGGCATACCAAAGTGGTGGTCGTGAGCTTTCTGAAACGGATATTCTAGATCTCTCAGAATTTGCAACGCATGGATTATGGCCAGACCGCACCTACGTTTTAGATATGAGTTTTGCTCAGTCGCGACAGCGCTTAACAGGTCAGCCTGATCGCTTAGAGTCTGCTGGCGAAGAGTTTTTTGAAAGAACTCGACAAGCTTTCTTAGACTTAGCTCGGCGTGAACCTGAACGGTGTGTGGTTGTTGACGCATCGTTGAGCATTGATGAGGTATGGCAGACGATTCGCGCAGATATTGATGCTCTACTCGCGCGGTATCAGAGCGAAGGTCGTGCATAA
- the topA gene encoding type I DNA topoisomerase, producing MAKGHKLVIVESPTKARKIGGYLGDEYTVLASVGHIRDLAQPSQIPAADKSAYGKFGVNVDDGFKPYYIVDDNKKKTVKELKAALKQADEVFLATDEDREGEAIAWHLVETLKPRVPVKRMVFHEITKSAIVDSLEHTRDVDAHMVDAQETRRVLDRLYGYELSPVLWRKVGPGLSAGRVQSVATRLIVERERERMAFVKSAYWDISAEVSASVEQDAFTARLTHLDNTRVAGSKDFDEQGHITPAAEKDGVIVVDEATAHALSQALKTADFVVDSVGSKPYKRRPLPPFTTSTLQQAAGNTLGMSSRATMRAAQGLYENGYITYMRTDSVTLSQEAIAAARESVQQEWGAQYLSEKPHQYATKSAGAQEAHEAIRPAGAHFRNPAELSSSLPPDQLKLYTLIWRRTLASQMADATGFTATVSLNADAGEQGTATFHASGTVIEFPGFLVATRMSANAGHKDDQDTILPPLSAGDVLAAEKIEPQSHETQPPARYTEASLVRTLEAKEIGRPSTYASIISTIIDRGYVYERGRALIPSWLAFAVIKLLEQNFSQYVDYAFTAQMENGLDRIAQGDETGREWLTRFYFGDGTDAAHSAEQAQQGLHDHVAQLGDIDAREINTITIGDGLAVRVGRYGPYLEDAEHTDAEGKPKRASLPDTMAPDELTVDAARDLIDNNSGGPRVLGVHPQTGGTIEVRNGRFGPYVALTAVPTGDEKVDSANKPKMASLFKTMTPDAISLEDAVKLLDLPRLVGTVEQKNEETGDSKQIEIFANNGRYGPYLTKTGVDGKTETRSLASEDDIFTVTVEQAEELFAQPKYGRRTRGAAKPPLRELGPDPDNGKNVVIKDGFYGLYITDGETNRTVPKQYTAESIEPEVAFRLLAEKRAAGPTKRRKSTKSAAKKTSAKKTTTAKKTAAKKTSATKSTVKKSVAKKTTRAKSASKTASDE from the coding sequence ATGGCAAAGGGACACAAGCTCGTTATCGTCGAGTCGCCTACGAAGGCACGTAAAATCGGCGGTTATTTGGGTGATGAATACACGGTGCTCGCATCAGTGGGGCATATTCGTGATCTCGCGCAACCTTCTCAGATTCCTGCAGCCGATAAATCCGCTTATGGTAAGTTCGGTGTGAATGTTGATGACGGTTTTAAGCCTTACTACATTGTTGACGACAATAAGAAGAAAACCGTTAAAGAACTTAAAGCTGCTCTTAAACAAGCTGATGAAGTTTTTCTCGCAACTGATGAGGATCGCGAGGGTGAGGCTATTGCATGGCATCTTGTGGAAACGCTCAAACCGCGTGTGCCCGTAAAGCGCATGGTTTTTCATGAAATTACCAAGTCGGCCATTGTTGATTCCTTAGAGCATACTCGCGATGTAGACGCACATATGGTTGATGCGCAAGAAACCCGTCGCGTGCTTGATCGCTTGTACGGTTATGAACTTTCTCCAGTGCTCTGGCGCAAGGTTGGTCCAGGCTTATCCGCTGGTCGCGTGCAATCTGTGGCAACACGTTTGATTGTAGAGCGTGAACGTGAGCGCATGGCTTTTGTGAAATCAGCTTATTGGGATATTTCTGCTGAAGTCAGTGCTAGTGTAGAGCAAGATGCTTTTACTGCACGTTTAACGCATCTCGATAATACGCGCGTTGCTGGTTCTAAAGATTTTGACGAGCAAGGTCATATAACGCCTGCTGCTGAAAAAGATGGCGTGATTGTTGTGGACGAGGCAACAGCTCATGCTTTATCGCAGGCTCTTAAAACTGCTGATTTCGTAGTAGATTCGGTGGGTTCAAAGCCGTATAAGCGCCGTCCTTTGCCTCCTTTTACCACCTCAACGCTACAGCAAGCAGCAGGTAATACTTTAGGAATGTCATCGCGTGCAACCATGCGTGCAGCTCAGGGTTTGTATGAAAACGGTTATATTACCTATATGCGTACTGATTCTGTGACGCTCTCTCAAGAAGCTATTGCTGCGGCCCGTGAAAGTGTGCAGCAGGAGTGGGGTGCTCAGTATTTATCTGAGAAACCGCACCAGTACGCTACTAAGTCAGCCGGAGCCCAAGAAGCGCATGAAGCTATTCGTCCAGCGGGTGCTCATTTCCGCAATCCAGCTGAATTATCGAGTTCTCTTCCTCCTGATCAGCTCAAGCTGTATACGCTTATTTGGCGACGCACCTTAGCATCTCAAATGGCTGATGCTACTGGTTTTACTGCAACTGTTAGCTTGAATGCTGATGCTGGAGAACAAGGAACTGCTACCTTCCATGCTAGTGGAACTGTTATTGAATTCCCTGGATTCTTAGTTGCTACCCGCATGAGCGCGAATGCTGGTCATAAGGATGATCAAGATACAATTTTGCCTCCACTGTCTGCTGGCGATGTTCTTGCTGCTGAGAAGATTGAACCACAGTCGCATGAAACGCAGCCTCCAGCACGCTATACCGAAGCATCTTTAGTGCGCACTCTCGAAGCTAAAGAAATTGGACGTCCATCAACCTACGCCAGCATTATTTCGACGATTATTGATCGTGGATATGTGTATGAGCGTGGGCGTGCTTTAATTCCATCATGGCTTGCTTTTGCTGTGATTAAGTTGCTCGAGCAGAATTTCTCACAATATGTGGATTATGCTTTTACTGCCCAGATGGAAAATGGATTGGACAGAATTGCCCAAGGTGACGAAACGGGTCGCGAATGGTTAACCCGATTCTATTTTGGTGACGGCACTGACGCTGCACATTCTGCTGAGCAAGCACAGCAGGGATTGCACGATCATGTTGCTCAACTCGGCGATATTGATGCGCGTGAAATTAACACTATTACTATTGGTGATGGATTAGCAGTACGTGTGGGGCGCTATGGCCCGTATTTGGAAGATGCAGAGCATACTGATGCTGAAGGCAAACCAAAGCGTGCCAGCTTGCCAGATACTATGGCGCCAGATGAACTGACTGTTGATGCTGCTCGGGACTTGATTGATAATAATTCCGGCGGACCGCGAGTTTTGGGTGTGCATCCTCAAACGGGCGGCACCATAGAAGTGCGTAACGGACGATTTGGTCCATATGTTGCTTTGACTGCCGTGCCAACGGGTGACGAAAAAGTAGATAGCGCCAATAAGCCAAAAATGGCGTCGTTATTCAAAACTATGACGCCGGACGCTATTAGCTTAGAAGATGCTGTTAAGCTTCTCGATTTGCCGCGCTTAGTGGGCACAGTAGAGCAGAAGAACGAGGAAACTGGCGATAGTAAGCAGATAGAAATATTTGCAAATAATGGACGCTACGGCCCATATCTAACGAAAACAGGTGTGGACGGTAAAACAGAAACGCGTTCATTAGCATCAGAAGATGATATTTTCACAGTTACCGTAGAACAAGCTGAAGAGCTTTTTGCACAACCAAAGTATGGTCGACGAACGCGAGGTGCAGCCAAGCCACCATTGCGTGAACTTGGTCCTGATCCAGATAATGGTAAAAATGTCGTTATTAAAGACGGCTTCTACGGTTTGTATATTACTGACGGCGAAACGAATCGCACAGTACCAAAACAATATACTGCTGAATCTATTGAGCCTGAGGTTGCATTCCGTCTGCTCGCGGAAAAACGTGCAGCGGGACCAACAAAGCGTCGCAAAAGCACAAAGTCTGCAGCCAAGAAAACATCGGCAAAGAAAACCACTACCGCTAAAAAAACTGCAGCTAAGAAAACCAGCGCTACAAAAAGCACAGTTAAAAAGTCTGTAGCGAAGAAAACAACGCGTGCAAAGTCAGCAAGCAAAACTGCATCAGATGAGTAA
- a CDS encoding YbhB/YbcL family Raf kinase inhibitor-like protein → MKISADFMLMPDTYGKFAPETHRTDGYPTTSFPFYIDQLNPHVRYLHWEFVDDDAIPVCGFQWIHWAVANVPVDALMFDFNDSHALQIPEDFSHQLPSLIPEAVQGRTSAGSKIAQQTNPAVIHRYNGPQPPDKNHDYKLCVYGTAQPFEGFSEGFYLNQLRNAVFRTDAVIDYGEIYITSRAQ, encoded by the coding sequence ATGAAGATTTCTGCTGATTTTATGCTGATGCCAGATACTTATGGCAAATTTGCTCCAGAAACACATAGAACAGATGGATATCCAACAACATCTTTCCCATTTTATATTGATCAGTTAAATCCACACGTGCGGTATCTACATTGGGAATTCGTGGATGATGACGCCATACCTGTATGTGGTTTTCAGTGGATTCATTGGGCTGTGGCTAATGTTCCTGTGGACGCATTGATGTTCGATTTTAACGATTCGCACGCCTTGCAGATTCCGGAAGATTTTTCGCATCAATTACCATCTCTCATTCCTGAAGCAGTGCAGGGGCGCACATCAGCGGGAAGTAAAATCGCTCAGCAGACTAATCCTGCAGTTATTCATCGCTATAACGGGCCGCAGCCTCCTGATAAAAATCATGATTATAAGTTATGCGTGTATGGAACTGCTCAGCCTTTTGAGGGTTTTTCAGAAGGTTTTTATCTCAATCAGTTACGTAATGCGGTTTTCCGTACAGATGCTGTTATTGACTACGGAGAAATATACATAACGTCGCGTGCTCAGTAA
- a CDS encoding phosphatase PAP2 family protein, with protein MVDEQNVSEVVEIANADNTRNEQTSQTDGQSPDALSEPVSEKEDNTAPRVIDRGSDDYLATHPRVSSVVLSVVCALLGLAAAAGVFYAGVWTLSGQRFDSWMWSDMSQLFPSIRSIVPPLFTDSMWIIAASVVMIAFALLIAVLRKRFYTFTLTVIFIALAFASSYTLKRVLPRPVLDSYIPDPANSAPSGHTALAMIACVSLVLCAPRVLRAVCALWGVLFSTSVGVMVIYDNWHRPTDSMMSILLVASLGILAMAFTRASGMDKLGTRKSSISIQIMSTVLIVLGALAVAYGVYVVSQIYPVVQYRPESVSLYGAYATLALIGGSSSFMFGLLLALRQLTASPLTRFGLLGGPPAPPHL; from the coding sequence ATGGTAGACGAACAGAATGTGTCAGAAGTCGTAGAGATTGCCAACGCGGATAATACGCGCAACGAACAAACATCTCAAACTGATGGGCAGAGTCCAGACGCGCTTTCTGAACCTGTAAGCGAAAAAGAGGATAACACAGCTCCTCGCGTTATAGACCGTGGATCTGATGATTACTTAGCAACGCATCCTCGAGTCAGCTCTGTGGTGCTCTCAGTTGTATGCGCTCTTCTTGGATTGGCAGCCGCAGCAGGCGTTTTTTATGCAGGAGTGTGGACTTTATCCGGTCAACGTTTCGATAGTTGGATGTGGTCGGATATGTCCCAACTGTTCCCGAGCATCCGAAGTATTGTTCCACCGCTATTTACAGATTCCATGTGGATTATTGCTGCCAGTGTTGTGATGATCGCTTTTGCTCTACTCATAGCTGTGCTGCGCAAACGCTTTTATACGTTTACTCTTACCGTTATATTTATTGCCTTAGCTTTTGCATCATCGTATACGCTGAAACGCGTTTTACCTCGACCTGTTTTAGATTCCTATATTCCTGATCCAGCTAATTCGGCACCTTCAGGTCATACAGCGCTCGCCATGATAGCGTGTGTATCGCTAGTTTTATGTGCACCACGAGTTTTGCGTGCTGTGTGTGCTTTATGGGGAGTTCTTTTTAGCACAAGTGTGGGTGTGATGGTTATTTACGATAATTGGCATCGTCCAACAGATTCTATGATGTCCATTCTTCTGGTTGCTTCCCTCGGAATTCTGGCTATGGCTTTTACTCGCGCCTCTGGCATGGATAAATTAGGTACACGTAAATCCAGCATCAGCATTCAGATTATGTCTACTGTTTTGATTGTTCTGGGCGCTCTTGCTGTGGCGTACGGCGTGTATGTGGTATCTCAGATTTACCCAGTAGTGCAATATCGTCCAGAATCAGTTTCGCTTTACGGAGCCTATGCAACTCTTGCTCTTATTGGTGGTTCTTCCTCGTTTATGTTCGGTTTATTGTTGGCATTGCGACAGTTGACGGCTTCTCCGCTCACACGTTTCGGATTACTCGGCGGGCCTCCAGCACCTCCTCATCTCTAG